A window of Phacochoerus africanus isolate WHEZ1 chromosome 11, ROS_Pafr_v1, whole genome shotgun sequence genomic DNA:
GACCTGGTAATTTTGAACAACTCAGATCTCCTCaaatttcttatctataaaagaaGGACTTTGACTCCATCTCTAACTTCCTTTCCTGCTCTAAAactgtaatttattcttttcttgaaaGTCACCACTggagacttggagaacagacttgtggttgccaagggggagtgggaggggtgggatgaactgggaatctggATTAATAGAGGCAatccattgcctttggaatggataagcaatgagatgctgctgtatagcactgggaactatatctagtcgcttatgatggagcatgatggaggataatgtgagaaaaagaatgtatatatgtatgtgtgactgggtcactttgctgtacagtagaaaactgacagaacactgtaaaccaactataatggaaaaaataaaaatcatttaaaatttttaaaaaaagaaagttaccaCTGGAAAGCAAGAGTAAAATGACAGAATCAATTAGCCTCCCTGGATGCTCTCTAGTCTCATTTTCACTTGATACCAGCTCACCAGTCCTCCTCACACAAATCAAGACAATGGGGGAACACATCTTGAAGGTGTCAAAAGACAAGCTGAGGAACATTAAAATCTTTAAgaatttatttgagcaaaaattgattaaaattggGCAGTTCCAAACTGGAGGTGTTTAGGAGTGTTCTGCCAACAGGAACCAGGGGAAAGACGTATAGAGAAAGTGTAGAAGcaaataaaggaaattatttgattggCTACAGCCTGTTTGTGACTGGCTGTCCTTAGCATTTTGATTTTGTAACCCTGAGATATTTACAGGCTTACATTTTGGTTTGCTTTCATAGATCACCAAGGCATTAGAACCACCTCAGTCTAAAGGCTTCCtggtttaattaatttaacacaGGGAAAGCATTTTTTTCACCAAAAGAAGGGAAGTCAGAGTACACAGCTTCTACTAACTCCATTAAAACAGGTTCATGAACTAAAGGGAACATCAAGTTAAGAATTTCTGCCTTTCAGATCATTAGAGAGTGCTTCCAGCTGGAGAAAGATTTCAGTTGCATTTCTCCTTCAGTAGAGGAACAGTTCTAGAAGCAGTTTAATAGGTTAGAGGATTAATTCAGGTGGCCAGagcaaggagtttcctggtgtgCATGGTGAAGCCTGTCCATGAAACACTTCCCAACAGCCCACCCCATGAGTAGGTGCTGCCTCTGGGTCTGTTTGAGCACTGCTACATTCTGGTTTCCTCCTTCATGTGGAAAACCTATGTTTCtgattatttccccaatatggcATGAACTAACAGTGTGTAACATATTGCACAAGAGCTCTGTGTTAAGCAGCCACGCAAGCTGCAGCCCTCCAGATATAGCATGGCAACCCCAAGAAAGGGTCTGACTCTCTGGCTCCCTCCAAGCCCGTGCTCCAACAGCCTCTCAGCAGAGCAGGGCCAAGGGCAGCTCGCATGATGTTTTCCCACCTGTCCACCCCATGCTGGCCTTTCTAAgctgctttcttctctttgtaATGTCTTCAAGCTTTGTTCACATAGCAAATTTCATTCCATTAGCATGCTGAAGCCTCCTCCAAGATTATTAATCAAGATGTGAAATAGGCGCGATAACTACGCAGGCGTAGCGGGAGTGTTCCTTACCGAAGAGCCGACGGGATGGCGGAAGTAGAGCAGAAGAAGAAGCGGACCTTCCGCAAGTTCACCTACCGCGGCGTGGACCTCGACCAGCTGCTGGACATGTCTTACGAGCAGCTGATGCAGCTGTACAGCGCacggcagcggcggcggctgaACCGAGGTCTGAGGAGGAAGCAGCACTCGCTGCTCAAGCGCCTGCGCAAGGCCAAGAAGGAGGCGCCACCCATGGAGAAGCCAGAGGTAGTGAAGACGCACCTGCGAGACATGATCATCCTGCCCGAGATGGTGGGCAGCATGGTAGGCGTCTACAATGGCAAGACCTTCAACCAGGTGGAGATCAAGCCTGAGATGACTGGACACTACCTAGGCGAATTCTCCATCACGTACAAGCCTGTGAAGCATGGCCGGCCTGGTATCGGGGCCACGCACTCCTCCCGCTTCATCCCCCTCAAGTAGTAGCCTGCTGGCCAATAAAGGCAGCCTTCtctagtaaaacaaacaaacaaaaaacaaaacaaaacaaaacaaaacaaaaagatgtgaaATAACCTAAAACCTAACCCGCATTCCCTCAACTACAAATGCTGAAAACCAGGCTCATTAAACATATCTGTCAACGATGGATTACAACGGCCTTAGGCTGCAAATTGACTGGAAGGCGGGGGGAGAGGTGCAAAGCATTTGGTTGCACAATATATTCAAGAGAAGAGACTCTTTTAAGGTGTGGCCTGTTAAGTCTATTGAGAGATAACTATAGGTTATATAGTtttatggattcttttttctAGCTGTTAATGGCAGCTAGAGAGATGGAGAAGCAGATGTAGAGATGGGAAACAAAAATTCATGTACCATGTGTGAAAAGCTAAGAATCGTGAATGGGAGTAAAGCAACATGCCACACTAGAAGCAAACCTAGTGAATTCCTGCTTGAATTCAAACATTATTTACTTGTGTcaagaagaagggggaaaaaatgttaaaCTCTGTTAAAGTGCTTAAAGTCACATTTTGCTAAGGTTCTGATCTATCATCCTGTCATTAGCATCCTCACCACCATCCCCATCATGATATACTTTGTATTTACATTGGGCTTTTCAAGTTCAAAGCACCAAGCAGACACATCAGGCAATTAATCACCTTGAGGGATCTGTGTTGGTGGAATGCTTTCCAGCCAGTGCACTCCTTAGCACATCACTGGAGGATCCACTCGACAGGAGAGTTCCTGGCCTACAGTTTGATGTCCTATGTTGGCATTTTTGTCAGATTTCAAACATACACTTTCACCTATAAAACTGACAGCCTTATTTTCTGAATCAAAGGAAAAGTGATTTTACTGATCTCTCAGCATTAAGAATCACTCTCTCCACTTAGGTGTTTCTGGGTAGTAGCCACATTTTAGACACATctaaaagaaagggggaaaataaaatggaggaagtaaaattaaataaatacattaattattttacaatgagaaaatgaacaatagaaaaaaataattaaatctgaGGAATCATATAATGGGAAACAAATGTGAGCATGAAAGTGATTTGAAATAACCAAAGGGTTCCCAGACATCTTCCAAGGATACGTTTTAATACATAAACATTTAACAGCATGAAAGCTAAGCCAAAATTGCCCAATTTTAAAACTTCACCTTGATATTAATACAGAAAAGGAGGGCTTCCCATATTTGAGCTGCTTACTAACACTTCTTTATTGACAATGGACAGTGAAAACAGGCACATCGGTTTCACATTTCTGTCCTGGTAGGTTTCATATTCTGCTTCCAATTTCCATGCCCTCACACTGTTCTATTTGAATTTCCAATGCAGCAGAGGAAATGgcttctaaaatattaaaatcctgTTTTCATTGACTTTCTTTACGCTTTGTGACCACATTTCTATTCAGATCAGGTTGCACAGCTTTTAACTTTCCCAAGTCTAAATTTAAAGTCAGAGCAACATCATGGTACCCCTTAAATGGATAGCTGTTTTAACAGGGGAGAAGCAGTCTAGAAACTTTAGAGAAGCCACACTGCTGGGttgaccctttttcttttttaatttgactcttttcagattttttgaaAGTGTTTCAGCCTTAAATTATACTTTATATAGGGGCTCATTTGGAGCAAGAAATCAACCTGGGAAAGGTCTttaggaaacaaacctgactgggttGACTTTGCTTGAAAAATAGTCTCAGCCACATCCTCAAACCTCACTCCAGAACTCTTCTCCTTACCCCAAGTCGTGGTTTTCCTGGATCCTAATCTCACATAGAAATTCTTTTCATTGTGTCTAAGAGTAGGCCATTATTACTTCCTCCCAGAAGACCAAGAGATACAGTctcataaaatgaaatgaacCATTCTCTTTGAAGGAATCAGTTTCTAAAGGCCCAGCTCAATGCCCAATAAAAATTCTCTGAGAAATTGAACTTGGGGCCTCTGGAATCTGCACCAGGGAACTTGTCTTCCCTTCCCTAAGTAGCAAGCCTCACTGTAATATATAGTTCAAATAATTAATACCTATACAGTATTTTATAGTTCATAAAGCCTTTTCATATCTTCATAAGAGCTCTGTGACAGAAGGGGgcaggatatttattttatttacattttataaatgaggaaagttGTGGTCAGAGAGACTGCATGAATTGTATGAGATCATAAAGATAATTAGCAGAGAAGCCAGGGCTCCAGCTCAGGCCTCCCCATTCCCAATCCTATTTTTCTGCCCCTATAAGTATAGGTAGGTTCTAGAATTCTCTTTCCTGAAAGCAGTGTCCTCCttggaagtttgtttgtttgtttgtttttcctggtgCCTCCTCTTTATCCCAAGCTCAAGAGTGTCAAAAAAAGTTTGGAGGAATTCATTCAGACCAGAGTCACTCATCTCATGTACAGAAAAGGTCCATCTAAACTTCATGGCCAACTCACTTCACTTTGATCTAACCTTAGTTAAAAAATGGTTtcaattcacaaaaataaacaaacaaaagaaacttgTATAGGCCGGGCACTGTACTAAGCTCTGAGGAAACAACAATAAATATGGCCAACACCTAGTCATCCACTGAGATGCTTACAGTCTAAATTTGATATACAAGTAGAGCCCAATATAACAGCATCATTGCTTCTCTCTCAGCCGCAGCACTTACCCCACTCTTAGTGTAATTGTCTACTTGTCAGTCTTCCCATCAGACCATGGACTCATAAGAACAGGGGCTATGCTTTTATTTTGACATTCACAGAGCTAAGGCTAGTGCATGGTTCATAGTGAGCAACCAATAAATGACCGTGGAATGAAGAGATAAAATACAAGAAGAGCAGAAATTATCTGGAAATTCTACCCTGAGTTCTGTTCCAGTTAATCTGGAAATTGTCATATTATTTCCtaaaagtaatcattttaaatgctttttaccCACTTCAATATGACCATGGCTCCTAGTCATGTCCAAATTTCACATTAATTCTGAggtttttgaaaaagtaaagtttttttgttttgttttgtttcaaaaacATGATTGAAATAATATAGGTAGCTAATGGGTTATTGGGAATTTGAAACAGATTTGCCACAAAAATATCTTAGATATGGTGGTTGGGCATCC
This region includes:
- the LOC125110521 gene encoding 40S ribosomal protein S15-like; translated protein: MAEVEQKKKRTFRKFTYRGVDLDQLLDMSYEQLMQLYSARQRRRLNRGLRRKQHSLLKRLRKAKKEAPPMEKPEVVKTHLRDMIILPEMVGSMVGVYNGKTFNQVEIKPEMTGHYLGEFSITYKPVKHGRPGIGATHSSRFIPLK